The Novosphingobium humi DNA window CAGATGGTGCAGCGTTTGCAGGTGGGCCTGTTTGGCCTGTCGCTGATGCTGCTGCTGGTCGGGCTGGCCAATATCATCATGGACAATGCGCGGCGCAACGATGCCGCCGCCGCCAGCGCGCAGGCCAGCACCAGCGCGGGGGGCAGCAGCGATCCCCTTGCCGATATCGGCGTTATTCCCTCGCCCGATGCGGGCAAGACGCAAGCGGGCGCATCGCCCCGCGTGACGCCCGCCGCGCCGCATTGATCGGCCCCCGCGCGCCGGGGGTTTGATCGGCCCTTTGCCCCGCGCGAGGCATGGCGCGGGAAAGCCTGCCACCTGCGGGAAATCCTGCCACTTGGGGGAAACGGCGCCACGGGCGGGAAAACCTGCCCCGCGCGGGAATGCGTGCCACCGGGGCGGCGCTCTGGCGCTGCAATCGGGCAAAACAGCGGGAATCGCGGCGGATTTGCGAATCCCGACATGCGGGAATCGGCGGGAAAGGTGTTTTCACGGAGCCGATCGCATCCGGGGAATTACGGAATTGACCCCGATTCATAGGGGGTATGGTAAGGTTTTGGTAATAAATTGACCTTGGCGGAATTTCATCAAAAATCTGAAAAATAAGGATATTTTCATTCTTTTCCACAAAGTGGCAGATTTTCCCGCAAAGTCCCTTTCCCGCCCGCAAACTCCGCGATAGAACATGATCATCGGGTAGAGTTTCAGCCGTCCTTATGCGGGGGTTTGGCGTGGCCATGGCGCTGCGGCAAGCGGCGAAGCTTTGCCTGTCGGTGTGGGGCTTTCTTCGCAAAGGTAGTGGGTGGGGTGACTGGTTTCCCGGTCATTTATATGGGGCAGGGCTTCTCGCCGAAGGGCGATAAGGAGCGCTTCGTCCTGCCCGCCGACATCCGCAAGATCGTGGCCGAGGCCAGCGACAACATCAACGAGATGCTGGTGGCCAAACACGAGGAATGGCCCTGTCTGTTCGCCTGCGGCACGTCGTACAAAAATCAGCTTGCCGAGGAAATCCGTGTGAAGCACGCCGCCGATGTGGCCGCCGGTCGCCCCTCTACCCGGGCACGCGATGCGCTGGTCTTCGGCAATCTGACGCGCGTGGCCTTTGACAATTCGGGCCGCTTCATCCTGCCCGCGCATATGCGCGCCCAGGCCACGATCACGGACGGCCTCTATATCCACGGCACGATGGATTATTTTACGCTGTGGGCGCCCGATGTGCTGATGGCGATGGCGGGCGATGAATGGATCGGGCCCAAGGCAAGCTGCGAAAGCTATCTGGCCGCAGCGGGCGGGAGGGCGCGCAAATGAGCCTTTTGGCCGCCATCCCGCATGACGCCCCGCATATTCCCGTGCTGCTGGACGAGGTCATCGGCGCGCTCGATCCGGCGCCCGGTAAGGTCATCGTCGATGCCACGCTGGGCGCGGGCGGCTATACGCGCGCGCTGCTGGCGGCGGGGGCCACGGTCCATGCATTTGACCGCGATCCCGATGCGATTGCCGCGGCGCGCGAATGGGGCGCGGGCTATGACCGCCTGATCCTGCATCCGCGCCGCTTTTCCGAAGTGGGCGATGCGCTGGCCGAGGCGGGCGTTGGCGCGATTGACGGTCTGGTGGCCGACATCGGCGTGTCCTCGATGCAGCTCGATCAGCAGGGCCGCGGCTTTGCCTTTTCCAGCGATGGTCCGCTCGACATGCGCATGTCGCAGGAAGGGCCGAGCGCGGCCGATTTCTGCAACGAGGCGGGTGAGGAAGAGATCGCCAACGTCCTCTACAACTATGCTGAGGAGCGCCAGTCGCGCCGCATCGCCCGCGCCATCGTGGCCGCGCGTCCGCTCGAAACCACCGGGCAATTGGCCAATGTCGTGCGCCGCGCGCTGGGCTATAAGCCGGGGGCGCCGAAAGATCCGGCCACGCGCAGCTTTCAGGCGATCCGCATCCATGTGAACGACGAGCTGGGCGAGCTGGAGGCTTTGCTGGCCACCGCCGAGAGCCTTTTGAACCCCGGCGGGCGTCTGGCCATCGTCAGCTTTCACAGCCTTGAGGACCGCATCGTCAAGCAGTTCTTCAAGGATGCCAGCGGCGTGGCCAGCGCCACATCGCGCTATATGCCGGTTGCCGCAAGCGCGGCTCCGGCTGTCTACAGCCATATTTCCAAAGCCATTCGCGCGGGCGAGGTGGAATTGAACCGCAACCCCCGCGCGCGCTCGGCCACTTTGCGCTTTGCCACGCGCACCGATGTTCCCGCTCGTCCTGCTGTCTCCCGGAGGCGCCCGTGAATCTGACCCGTGATCGCATGCATACGATCGGCTGGGGCATGTCCCTGGTGATTTGTCTGGCGCTGACGCTGGCGCTGACGTTCCGCGTCAATGCGGTGAAAAGCCAGGTGCGTCTGGCCGAGCGGCAGATTGCGCAGTTGAAGCAGGAAAAGCTGTTCCTCGAAACCGAGTTCGAGACGCGCGCCAGCCAGCAGCAGCTTAAAGCCTTCAATGATGTCGACTTTGGCTACAGCGCGCCCACGGTCGGGCAATATCTGGAGAGCGAGCGGCAGCTCGCCGCCCTTGGCAAGCCGCGTTCGCCCGATGCGCCCGATCCGATCCGTGTGGCCTCGGCCGATGCGGTCAATGCCTCGGTGCGCACGATGATGGCGGTGGAGGCCAAGCCCTCTTCGCCCTTTGCCGTGCTGGGCATGGGGGCCAAGACCGAACCGGCCGCGACGACGCCGGGCGCGAAGAAGGCCAAAAAATCCGAGGATATCTCCGAGCATCTGGCTCGCTTTTCCGGGCGGGCGGGTCAGAATACGGGGCATCGCGAATGAACACTCTGGCGGCGGGAATGGTGGATAAGGGCGTCATTTTGCAAGGGCAGGGCGCGGAAAAGGCCCGTGTTCTCAAAAATGTGCGGGCCCTTGCGCTGGCGCAGGCGCGGTTTCGCGCGCTTTGGGTGCTGGTGGGTTTTGCCATGCTGATGCTGCTGGCGCTGCTGCGCATTGCGCATCTGGGCCTGTCCGATCCGGGGCGTCCGGGGGGCGAGGCGATGGCGGGTCTGCCCGACCGGGGCGATATTCTCGACCGCAACGGCGTGCCTTTGGCGCGTGCCTTTCCGGCCTATGCGCTCTGGTTCAACCCCCATGCGATGGGCGATGGTTCGCCGCTGGTGCGTTCGCCCGCTGATCTGGCCGCCGCGCTGGTCAAGATTTTCCCCGACGAGGATGTTGAGGAACTGACCCGGCGCCTTGCTTCGGGCAAGGCGGGCTATCTGCGCCGCCGTATCCTGCCCGAGGATGCCAACCGCATCCATGCGCTGGGCGAACCGGCGCTGGAATTCCCGCGTGAGGCCGAGCGTTACTATCCGCAAGGGACCATGGCGGCCCATATCCTGGGCTATGTCGACAGCAAGGGCATGGGTCAGGTCGGCATGGAGGCGGTGTTTCAGAAGCAGTTGACCGATCCGGCCACGCGCGGGCAACCGGCGGTGCTCTCCATCGACGCGCGGGTTCAGGGCGCGCTGGAGGATGAATTGATGTGGGGCATGACCCGCGCGCAGGCCAAGGGCGCGGCGGGCATCGTGATGGATGTCGATACGGGCGAAGTGATGGCGCTGGCCTCGCTGCCCAGCTTCAACCCCAACGCCCTGCGCCCGCAGGACATTTCCGACAGCGATCCCACCAAGCAGGCCAATATCTTCAACCGCGCCACCAACCAGACCTATGAGCTGGGCAGCGTGATGAAGCCGATCACCGTGGCCAGCGCGATTGAAGCGGGTATTATCACCAATCTGGCCAAGCGCTATCCGGCCGACCATCCGCTGGAAATCGCCGGGATCACCGTGCATGACCACGAGAATTACGGCGCCAGCCTGAACATCATCGAGGCGCTGATCCATTCGAGCAACATCGTGCTGGCGCAGGTGGGCGACCAGTTGGGCGCGCAGAGGATGCAGGCCACGCTCAAGGCGCTGGGCTTCAACGAGCGGCCCTATATCGAGCTGCCCGCGCGCGGCCGCCCGATCTGGCCGCGCGGCGACAGGAACGGCGTGTGGTCGCGCGTGACCACGGTCACGGCTTCCTATGGCCATGGTTTCTCGATCACCCCGCTGCATCTGGCCAGCGCCTATTCGGCCCTGGTCAATGGCGGCATCTGGCGCCCGGCCACGCTCCAGAAGATCGCGCCGGGGCAGGCCCCCGCCGGTCGCCGCGTGTGGCAGGCCTCGACCAGCGCGCGGATGCGGCAGTTGCTGCGCTCGATCGTGGATGTGGGCACCGGGCGCAGCGCCAATGCCGTGGGATACCGCGTGGGCGGCAAGACCGGCACCGCCGAAGTGGCCGACGCGCAGGGCTATCACCACGACCGCGTGGTGGCCACCTTTGCCTCGGCCTTTCCGATGGACCACCCGCGCTATGTCGTGATCGCCACGCTGGACCAGCCGAGGGCGAATGCCGCCACCAGTTTCCAGCGCACCGCCGCATGGAATGCCGCCCCCATCGTGGGCCGGGTGATCCCGCGGATCGGGCCCTTGCTGGGGGTGATGCCCGATGCCACCCGCGACATTGATATCAGCGACATTGCCCCGCTGATCGCCAATGGAGACGGCGAATGAGATTGGCCGACCTGATGCAAGGCGGATTGGGGGGCAAAGCCGGTGACTTGAATGTCACCGGCTTTGGCGTTGGTGCCGGTGACGTTCGTGTCACCGGCTTTGCCATCGATAACCGCAAGGTGGCGCCGGGCAATGTGTTCGGCGCTTTCGTGGGCGCCACGGTGAACGGCGAGGATTTCATCGCCGATGCGGTGCGGGCGGGCGCGGTGGCCGTGGTGGCCCGGCCCGAGGCGCGCGCCGTGATCGAGGCGGCGGGGGCCATCGCGCTGGTGGATGACAATCCGCGCCGGGCCTTTGCGCGTCTGGCCGCCCCTTTCTATGCACCTTTGCCCGAAACTTTGGTGGCCGTGACCGGCACCAACGGCAAGACCAGCACGGTCGAAATGCTGCGCCAGATCTGGCGCATGGCCGGACACAGCGCGGCCAGCATCGGCACTTTGGGCATCACCACGGCGGATGAGACGACCTATACCGGACTGACCACGCCCGACATCGTGACCTTCCTGGCCAATCTGGCGGGCCTTGCGCGTGAGGGGGTCAGCCATGTCGCCTATGAGGCATCGAGCCACGGCCTGTCGCAATATCGCAGCGAGGGGCCGCGCGTGATGGCAGGGGCCTTCACCAATCTGAGCCGCGACCATCTCGATTATCACGCGACGATGGAGGACTATTTCGCCGCCAAGATGCGCCTGTTCGACGAGGTGGTGGTTGATGGCGGATCGGCGGTGGTCTGGGCCGATGATGTGTGGAGCGATCGGGCCATCGGGCATGCGCGCGCGCGCGGGCTAAACCTTATCACCGTGGGCGAGGGCGGCGAGACGATCCGCCTGATCCGCCGTGAACCGGGGCCTTTGGGGCAGGTGCTGACGGTGCGCCATGAGGGCGTCGAGCGGCGGATCAGCCTGCCGCTGATCGGGGCCTATCAGGCGGCCAATGCCTTGGTGGCGGCCGGACTGGCGCTCGCCAGCGGGTTGAACCCCGCGCAGGTGTTTGACGCTTTGGGCCGTCTGGCCCCGGTGCGTGGGCGGCTGGAGCGCGCGGCGATCAATGCCGCAGGCGCGCCCGCCTATGTCGATTATGCCCATACGCCCGATGCGCTGGAGGCCGCGATTGCCGCGCTGCGCCCGCATACAAAGGGGCGGCTGATCGTGGTGTTTGGCGCAGGCGGCGACCGTGATGCGGGCAAGCGCGCGCCGATGGGCGCCATTGCCGGAGCGCAGGCCGACATCGCCATCGTCACCGACGACAACCCGCGCGGCGAGGACCCGGCGGCCATCCGCAAGGCCGTCATCGCGGGCGCTCCGGACCGGCTGATCGAGATCGGCGACCGGCGCGAGGCGATTTTTCAGGGGACAGCGCGGGCGAAAAGGGATGACATCCTGCTCATCGCGGGCAAAGGGCATGAGCAGGGACAGATCATCGGGCGCGGGCCTGATGCGCGTGTCTTGCCTTTTGATGATGTGACCGTGGCGCGTGAAGCGGCCGGGGAGAAAATGTGATGGCGGCAAAAGCGAAACTGCGGGAATGGCCGGTGACGGCGCAGGACGGACAGCCCCTTGCGCTCTGGACTTTGGCCGAGGTGGCCGCAGCCACGGGCGGGCAGGCCTTTGGCGAGGCGCAGATTTCCAATGTCGCCACCGATTCGCGCGAGATCGTGGAGGGCGGGTTGTTCTTTGCCATGCGCGGCGAAGCGATGGACGGGCACAAGTTCCTCGACAAGGCTTTCGAACTGGGCGCGGTGGCCGCCGTTGTGGAAACGCCGATTGAGCGGCCGCATGTACTGGTCAAGGACAGCTTTGCCGCGCTTCAGGCTTTGGCCCGCGCCGCGCGCGAGCGCATCCTGCCCGAGGCCCGCGTGATCGGCGTGACCGGTTCGGTCGGCAAGACCAGCGTGAAGGAGGCGATCTTTGCCGCGCTGGAGCGTTCCAGCCATGGCCGCGCCCATCGCAGCGTCAAGAGCTACAACAACCATGTCGGCGTGCCTTTGAGCATGACGCGGATGCCCCAGCGCACGCTCTACGGCATTTTCGAAATGGGCATGAACCACGCGGGCGAGATCCGCGAACTGACCGCGCTGGCGCGCCCGCATGTGGCGGTGATCACGACGATTGCGCCCGCCCATATCGAAAATCTGGGCAGCGAGGAGGCGATTGCCGACGCCAAGGCCGAGATTTTTGAAGGCCTGCAAGGGTTTGAGGATCATGAGGGCGGGATCGCCATCATCCCCGCCGATATTCCCCATTACGAACGCCTGCGCGCGGCGGCCATCGCCTGCGGGGCGCAGGTCATGTCCTATGGCCGGGCGGCCCATGCCGATATCCGCCTGCTCGACGCGCTTTCAGGCATGTTGGGCGGCACGCTGGTGACGGTGGATCTGGGCGATTCGCGGCTGTGCTATTCGGTTTCGATGCCGGGCGACCATTGGGTGATGAACTCACTGGCCGTGGTGGCGGCGGTGCGCGCGGTGGGCGGGGATCTGGGCGCGACGGGCCTCGCGCTGGCCGAGATGCAGGGGCTGGCCGGGCGCGGCATGCGCAGCGGGATCGAGCTGGCCGATGGCGGCAAGGCGCTGCTGATCGACGAAAGCTACAACGCCAATCCGGCCTCGATGCGCGCCTCGCTCTCGGTCCTGGCGGAAGAACCGGCCAAGCGGCGCATCGCGGTGCTGGGCGCGATGAAGGAACTGGGCGATTTCGGCCCGGCGCTTCATGCCGCGCTGGCCGAACCGATTGCGGCGGCCAAAGTCGATTATGCGGTGCTGGTGGGCGATGAAATGGCCGCTCTGGCGCAGGAACTGGGGAAATCAGGCCCCGGCGCGCTTGGCAAGCCCATCCCCTTCGCCCATTGCAGCAACGCGCAAGAGGCCGCCAAGGCTCTGGCCGACTTTGGGTTGGCGCAGGGCGATGCGGTGCTTGTAAAAGGATCTAACTCGGTGGGACTGGGGTCGCTGGTCGCCACGCTCTGCCACACCACGAATTGACGGGTTGCCATGCTCTATCTGCTTGCCCAATGGTTTCATTTTCCGGGTCTGGCCAACCTGATCCGCTATCAGACCTTTCGCGCGGGCGCGGCTCTGGCAACGGCGCTGCTGATCGGTCTGGTGATCGGGCCGCGTTTCATCGACATGCTGCGCATGAAGCAGGGCAAGGGCCAGCCGATCCGCGAGGACGGGCCCAAGACCCATCTGGCCAAGCGCGGCACGCCCACGATGGGCGGGCTGATGATCCTGATCGCGCTGATGGGTTCGGTGTTCCTGTGGATGGATCTGTCCAATCCGCTGGTCTGGGCGTGCATCGCGGTGACGGCGGGCTTTGGCCTGATCGGGTTTCTTGACGACTATGACAAGGTCAAGAAGCGCTCGACCGCGGGCGTATCGAGCAAGGCGCGGCTGATCGGCGAATTTCTGGTGGCGGGCGTGGCCAGCTGGATCATGGTGGCCCATATCGGCAAGACCGATCTCTATCTGCCCTTTTTCAGCAAGGTCTATGTGCCGCTGGGCCCGATCTATTTCCTGTTTTCCGCCTTTGTCATCGTGGGCGCGGGCAATGCGGTCAACCTGACCGACGGGCTGGACGGGCTGGCCACCATGCCGGTCATCATTGCGGCGGGCACGTTTGCGATCATCGCCTATCTGGTGGGCCGCGTGGACTATGCCACCTATCTGGGCATTCCCCATGTGCCGCGCGCGGGCGATCTGGCGATTTTCTGCGCCGCGATCATGGGGGGCGGCTTGGCCTTCCTGTGGTTCAACGCGCCCCCGGCGGCGGTGTTCATGGGCGATACGGGGTCGCTGGCGCTGGGCGGGGCGCTGGGCGCGATTGCCGTGGCCAGCCATCACGAGATCGTGCTGGGCATCGTGGGCGGCCTTTTCGTGCTGGAGGCGGTCTCGGTGATCGTTCAGGTGTTCTGGTACAAGCGCACCGGGCGCCGCGTGTTCCGCATGGCGCCGATCCACCACCACTTTGAGCAAAAGGGCTGGGCCGAGCCTACCGTGGTGATCCGCTTCTGGATCGTGTCGATCGTGCTGGCGCTGATCGGCCTTTCGACGCTGAAGGTGCGATGATTACCGCGCCCGCCTCGACCGGGGCCTTTGCGGGCAAGCGCTATGCCTTGCTGGGTCTGGCGCGCAGCGGGCAGGCGGCTTTGGCCTCGCTCTTGGCGGGCGGGGCCGAGGTGATGGCGTGGGACGCCAAGGAGGAGCCGCGCGCGGCCGCCGCCGCCGCCCATGCGACGGCGGTTGCCGAAGGGCGGCTGAGCTTTGCCGATCCGGTCGCGGCGGATTTAAAGGGCTATGATGGGGTGGTCGTCTCGCCCGGCGTGCCGATCAACCGCCATCCGATCGCGGATGCCGCGCGGGCGGGCGGGGCGCCGCTCATCTGCGACATCGAATTGTTTGCGCAATGCCGCGCATGGCTGCCCGCGCACAAGGTGGTGGGCATCACCGGCACCAACGGCAAATCGACCACCACAGCCCTCACGCGGCATCTGTTTGAAGTGGCGGGCGTGCCGGTGCTGATGGGGGGCAATATCGGCCTGCCGATTCTGGGGCAGGAACCGCTGCCTTCTGGCGGGGTCTATGTGCTGGAATTGTCCTCCTATCAGATCGACCTGACGCAGAGCCTCGATTGCGAGGTGGCGATGTGCCTCAATCTCTCGCCCGACCATCTGGACCGTTATGAAGGCTATGCGGGCTATGTTGCGTCCAAGGCGCGATTGTTCGGGATGCAGGCGATGGGCCATCTGGCGATTGTCGATTATGCCGCCGAGATGGAGGATGACATCCTGCGTTTCGCGCCCGAGGGGCAGCCGTTCCAGTTCATCGACGGGGTGGATCTGCCCGGTTCGCAGGCCGATTGGCCGTCCTTGCAGGGCCCGCACAACCGCGCCAATGCGCAGGCGGCCGTTGCCGCCGCGCGGGCGCTGGGTCTGGATGATGCCACCATCGAGGCGGGGCTGAAGAGCTTTGTCGGCCTGCCGCACCGCATGGAGCGGGTGGGGCAGGCGGGCGGCGTCACCTTCATCAACGATTCCAAGGCCACCAACCCGGCCTCGACCGCGCCCGCGCTGGCGGCCTTTCCCCCCGTTGACGGGCACAAGCGCATCCACTGGATCTGCGGCGGATTGCCCAAGGGCGATGATCTGGACGAATGCGCGCCATGGTTCGGCAATATTGCCGCGGCCTATACGATTGGTGACGCGGGCCAGCGGTTTTCCGAAATCCTTGATCCCTATATGCCGGTCGCGCGCGCCGAAATGATGTGCGAGGCGATCCGTCTGGCGCGTGAGGCGGCGCGGCCGGGCGACATCGTGCTGCTTTCGCCCGCCTGCGCCAGTTTTGACCAGTTTCGCGATTACGAGGCGCGCGGCGAGGCTTTTCGCCAGATTGTCGAGGTGCTGACCGCACCGGAAGGTGGAGATGGGTGATGGCCAGCCTGCCGCATGAGGACCCGGCCCGCTATGTTCCGGGCGCGCGCGGGGGCGCCAAGCAGCGCAAGACGCGGCGCACCGACTGGATCGTGTGGTGGCGCGAGATCGACCGGGTGCTGCTGGTTCTGGTGCTGGCGCTGATGGCGCTGGGCACGCTGGCGGTGGCGGCGGCAAGTCCCGCCAGCGCGCGGCGCCTCTCGACGGTCAAGGTCAAGCTGGACGATCTGCACTTCTTTGTTCAGCATATCCGCTGGCAGGCGCTGGGGCTGGTGGCGATGCTGGGCGCCTCGCGGATGAACCGCGATATGGCGCGGCGCTGCGGCATCGTGCTGGGCGTGGCGATGATGGTCGCGCTGATGCTGGTGCCGATTGTGGGCACCACGGTCAATGGCGCGAAACGCTGGCTCAATCTGGGCATTTCCTTGCAGCCTTCGGAATTTCTCAAACCGGCCTTTGCCATCACGCTGGCCTGGGTGATCTCGTGGAAGCTGCGCGATCCGCGTATGCCGGTGATGTTGATCTGCACCGGCATCATGGGGCTGGTGGGGGCGCTGCTGATGATGCAGCCCGACTTTGGCTCGGCGGTGCTGTTTGCGGCGGTGTGGTTTGTGATGATGCTGATTGCGGGCCTGCCGGTGCGCTGGGTGATGGGGGTGATCGGCGGCGGCGTGGCGCTGATCGGGGCGACCTATGCCTTTTATGAAAACGGGCGCCATCGCATCGACGCCTTCCTTGGCGGCGGCACGGCCTTTGACCAGGTGGATCTGGCGCGCCACACACTGGTGGCGGGCGGATGGACGGGCAGCGGATTGTGGCTGGGCACCAGGAAGCTGGGCCTGCCCGAGGCGCATACCGACTATATCTTTTCGGTGATCGGCGAGGAATTCGGCCTGCTGATGTGCGCGCTGGTGGTGGTGCTGTATTTCGCGGTGGTGGCGCGGGTGCTGCTGCGGCTGTGGGATGAAGAGGATCTTTTCACCGTGCTGGCGGCCAGCGGCCTTGTCGCGCAATTGGGCGGGCAGGCCTTCATCAACATCCTCGTCAATCTCCAGCTTTTCCCCTCCAAGGGCATGACCCTGCCGCTGATCTCCTATGGCGGGTCGTCCACCTTGGCGCTGTGCCTTAATGTCGGGTTCCTGCTGGCCATCACGCGGCGCAACCCCTATCTGAAACGCGATCCCTTTGCTCCCAAAGGGCATCCTGCGATCCTGAGCCTGTTTAAATGACCCATCAGAACGAACCGAGAGTTTCACGCCATTATGTGCTGGCCGCCGGGGGGACCGGGGGGCATCTGATCCCGGCCTTTGCGCTGGCGGCGGAACTGCACGCGCGCGGCCATCATGTGGCGCTGATTACCGATGAGCGCGGGGCGGCGATCCCCGGCAAGCCCGATTACCTGACCGCGCATGTGCTGCCCGCAGGCCGTTTGCAGGGCAAGAACCCGATTGGCTGGATCAAGGGCTTGCGCGCGATCTGGGCCGGGCGGGCGATGGCGCTGCGCCTGTTCGACAGTTTCGCGCCGTCCTGCGTGGTCGGCTTTGGCGGCTATCCGGCGCTGCCCGCGCTGCTGGCGGCCACATCGGCGGGCATTCCGGCGGTGATCCATGAACAGAATGCGGTGCTGGGGCGGGTCAACCGCTTCCTTAGCGGAAGGGTTCAGGCGATTGCCACGGCTTGCCCTGAAGTGGACCGGCTGGACGCCAAATATGCCGACAAGGTGGCGCTGGTGGGCAATCCGGTGCGTGAGGAAGTGCTGGCCCTGCGCGATCAGCCTTTCCCGCCCTTTGGCGAGGATGGCTTGCTGCGCGTGCTGGTGACGGGCGGGTCGCAGGGGGCGCGGGTGCTCTCCGAGGTGGTGCCCGATGGTCTGGCGATGCTGCCGACCGCGCTGCGCACGCGTTTGCAGGTGATCCAGCAATGCCGCCCGGAGGACATTGACGCGGTGCGCGAGCGCTATCGCGGGCATGACATTCCGGCTGATCTTGCCACCTATTTCGAGAATATGGCCGAACGTCTGGCCGATGCGCATCTGTTTATCGGGCGCGCCGGGGCCAGCACGATTGCTGAGCTGACGGCGGTGGGGCGCCCGGCGATCCTCATTCCCCTGCCGATTGCCACCGACGACCATCAGGCCGCCAACACGCGCGAGATGGTGGCCGCGGGCGGCGCCCGTTCGATCCGGCAGGACAAATTCACCGCCGTCGAACTGGCCAAGCAGATTCAGGCCATTGCCAAGAGCCCCGAGGCGCTG harbors:
- a CDS encoding FtsW/RodA/SpoVE family cell cycle protein, which gives rise to MASLPHEDPARYVPGARGGAKQRKTRRTDWIVWWREIDRVLLVLVLALMALGTLAVAAASPASARRLSTVKVKLDDLHFFVQHIRWQALGLVAMLGASRMNRDMARRCGIVLGVAMMVALMLVPIVGTTVNGAKRWLNLGISLQPSEFLKPAFAITLAWVISWKLRDPRMPVMLICTGIMGLVGALLMMQPDFGSAVLFAAVWFVMMLIAGLPVRWVMGVIGGGVALIGATYAFYENGRHRIDAFLGGGTAFDQVDLARHTLVAGGWTGSGLWLGTRKLGLPEAHTDYIFSVIGEEFGLLMCALVVVLYFAVVARVLLRLWDEEDLFTVLAASGLVAQLGGQAFINILVNLQLFPSKGMTLPLISYGGSSTLALCLNVGFLLAITRRNPYLKRDPFAPKGHPAILSLFK
- the murG gene encoding undecaprenyldiphospho-muramoylpentapeptide beta-N-acetylglucosaminyltransferase, coding for MTHQNEPRVSRHYVLAAGGTGGHLIPAFALAAELHARGHHVALITDERGAAIPGKPDYLTAHVLPAGRLQGKNPIGWIKGLRAIWAGRAMALRLFDSFAPSCVVGFGGYPALPALLAATSAGIPAVIHEQNAVLGRVNRFLSGRVQAIATACPEVDRLDAKYADKVALVGNPVREEVLALRDQPFPPFGEDGLLRVLVTGGSQGARVLSEVVPDGLAMLPTALRTRLQVIQQCRPEDIDAVRERYRGHDIPADLATYFENMAERLADAHLFIGRAGASTIAELTAVGRPAILIPLPIATDDHQAANTREMVAAGGARSIRQDKFTAVELAKQIQAIAKSPEALANAAHAAWNCGRPHAATDLADLVEGFGQAPLMDVIRVGHGAEVSFKEQTA